CTACGACCCGCGCTCCATGCCGACCATGTTCGAACGCCTGATGCGCCAGTACCGCTACGACGCCAAGCCGCCAGAATTCCTGCTGACTCACCCGGTGACCGAGTCGCGGATCGCCGACACTCGCAACCGTGCAGAACAGGCCAAGCCCGGCGGCATTGAAGACAGCATGCGCTATCAACTGATCCGCGCGCGGGTGCAACTGATCTACGAGGAAACCCCGGGCCTTGGCGCCAAGCGTTTCCGTGCACAGCTGGATGAGAACCCGAAAAACGACGTGGCCCGTTACGGCCTGGCGATTGCCCAGATCAAGGGCGGCCAGTTGAATGAAGCGCGGGAAAACCTGAAGCAACTACTGGAAAAATCGCCGAACGAGATTATCTATAACCTCGCGCAGGTCGATCTTGATATCACCAACAATCGTCTGGCGGAGGCGCAGTCGCGGGTCGACCGCATGCTGACGCAGTATCCGGGCAACTACCCGTTGAATCAGGTGCGAGTCGATCTGCTGTTGAAGCAGAACCGTACCGCCGATGCGGAAAAAGCCCTGGAAGGTCTCTTGAAATCACGCCCGAACGATCCGGATGTCTGGTATCAGGTGGCTGAGACCCGCGGCCTGTCGGGCAATATCATCGGCCTGCATCAAGCTCGTGCCGAGTACTTCGCGCTGGTTGGCGATTATCGCCAGGCCATCCAGCAACTGGACTTCGCCAAACGCAAGGCTGGCAGCAACTTCCCACTGTCGTCGCGTATCGATGCTCGTCAGCGCGAGCTGATGGAGCAGGAACGCATGATCAAGGACATGATGGGATAAGCCTGATCCAGGAAAAACTCCGGACACAAAAAAACCGCCTCTTTCGAGGCGGTTTTTTTTTACTCAACCGCTATTGGATCATTCAGCCAGCTTGAACGTTATGAAGCTGGCACGACCCTGACGCAGAACCCGCATCGAAACGGAGCGATTCTTCGGCAGCGCCTTGGCGATCTCGGAGAACTCCTTGGCCGAACCAATGGCCTGATTGTTTAGATGAGTGATGATGTCGCCTGGCTGCAGGCCTATCAGGGCGGCAGGACCGTCCTGCACTTCCTTGATCACCACACCACCCTTGAGGTCGTAGGTTTTCTTCTGGTCGGCAGACAGCTCAGCGACCGAAACACCCAGGCGATTGCTGTTGGTCTCGGCACCGGACTTCGGCAGGGCATCCAGTTCCTTGTCTTCATCAGGAATCGCACCGACAGTCAGCTCGACATTCTTGCGTTTGCCTTCACGAATCACTTCCAGATTGGCCTTGGCGCCAGCCTTCAGCGCGCCGACCAGATGAGGCAGATCAGCGGACATAACGATCGGTTGACCGTTCATGCTCAGGATCACGTCGCCCACTTGCAGGCCGCCCTTGGCTGCCGGACCGTCATCCTGGATCTGCGCCACCAGCGCACCGGCCGGTTTTTCCAGACCGAACGACTCGGCCAGATCCTTGTTCACTTCCTGAATGACCACGCCCAGCCAGCCACGGCTGACCTTGCCACCGCTCTTCAGCTGGTTGGATACATCCATGGCAACGTCGATCGGAATGGCGAACGAAACGCCCATGAAGCCACCGGAGCGGGTGTAGATCTGCGAGTTGATCCCCACCACTTCACCGTTCAGGTTGAACAGCGGACCACCGGAGTTGCCCGGGTTGATCGGCACGTCGGTCTGAATGAACGGCACATAGTTTTCGTTTGGCAAGCTGCGGCCAACGGCGCTGACGATGCCCTGGGTCACCGTGTGATCGAAACCGAACGGCGAGCCGATCGCGACCACCCACTGCCCTGCTTTCAGATCCTGGGATTTGCCGAGTTTGAGTACCGGCAGATCCTTGCCTTCGATTTTCAGCAGGGCCACGTCGGAGCGCGGGTCAGTGCCGATCAGCTTGGCTTTCATTTCACTGCGATCCGCCAGACGAACGAGGATTTCGTCGGCGTCGGCGATTACGTGGTTGTTGGTCAGGATGTAGCCATCCGGCGAGATGATGAAGCCTGAACCCAACGATTGCGCCTCACGCTGGCGATCACCACGCGGAGAACGCTGTTGCGGCGGCATGCCTCGCTCGAAGAACTCGCGCAGCATCGGCGGCAAGCCTTCCAGGTCTGGCATCTGCTGGTTCACTTTGCGATCCGGCAGCTTTTGCGTGGTACTGATGTTCACCACCGCAGGCGAGGCCTGTTCGACCAGCTGGGTGAAATCCGGCAGGTTGACCGAACTGGCCGCTTCAGCCGCCTGGACTGCAGGAACAGCCTGACCGAGCACGAGCACGGTGGCGACAATGGAAAGATAAGACTTCAAGCTTGGTATCGACATACAGCTCCCGTTACGACGAGCAGGGTTAAGCGATATGGAGCAAGGAACACCGGGAACCACAGGCCGGCATTTTTGTTCCGGGAACAACAAAACAAGGCCAGAGCCGTGAGGCTCTGACCTATAAAAAATTTTCGGATTATTTGCAAATGAAAATGCTCAGCAAACATTTCACGTCTCGATGACGAGGTGGAAACAGCTGGAATCAGCTCACTGCTTGCTGGTTGCAGCGCCATCATTGCGTATCGACAAAGCAATCCGCTCAGCGGTGCCGATTGGAATCTCGCCGACAACCGTCACCATCACTTCACCTTGAGGCGTGGTCAAGCGACGGGATACGGCAACGGTAGGGCCCAACTGAGTCCGGGTATCGGTGACGGTTGCACCGTTCAGCGGCTCGAGGAATACAGAGAAACGCGCCAGACCATCGTCATACAGCAGGCTGTTGACCTGCGTCCTGGTCTCGGGGTCCTTGTGCGAAGAACTGCTGGTGAGTTCAAAGCCAGGAGGCAGCCAGTCAGAGCGCCAGACCTGTGCTGTCTTGACGGCAGAAGCCTTGTCGCCTTCAAGGTTCACAGGCTTGCAATCGGCATCGGCCTGGAGATCCTTGTCGGACGGAACCTCAGAAGTCTCCAGTCGAGTGAACTGGAATCTTTCAAGCAACTGCCCGTTGTCGTTGAGCAGCAACGACTTGAGCGGCAAGCCCGTTTCCTTGTCCAGATGCAACTCGAATCCGTAGCGATGCTGATCGCGCGGCGTCAGCGACACGATCACCGCTTCACGCCCGGCCACACGCGACTTGCCGATGACGGCAAGGTCGTACCAATTCTTCAGCTTTTGAGGATCAAGCGGACGAGCAGCAGAGTTAGGAGAGTCCCCCAGCCCCGCAATCAGGGTGCCGCTGACGCATTGAGTATGCCCATCAACGCGCACGACTTCCTGAGCCGAGCCGTCGAGCTGAAGCAAACGCTCGCGGACCTGGCCATTCTGGACGCGATGCCAGATGTTATGGGTAGAGAAACTACCGTTACGCTCGTAAACGAATGTGCCGTGAAAGCTTTGCTGCTGCTCGGCCTGGCCCAGACGGGTCAGCCAATCCTGGGCCTCGTCGGCGTGGGCTGGAACAATGAACCAGCCACTGAGCAGAAGCGAAAGTAGAGGTATGGCGCGCATGATCCTCCTTAACGGTTTTCCAGACTTGCTGCACGCGCGTATGGCAATGCGCTTTCAGTACCCTTCAGCGCAGCTTGTTGAGCGTGTTGGCGCAAATAACCTGGTAGACGCTGATCGTGCCAGCCTGGCTGGCCTTGCAGCACACCGTTGGCCATAGGGCCGGTGGCTTCCGAACTCTCATTGTAGCCTGCCAATACTGCCGGGCCTTTGACTTGAGGAACGGCCAATGCTGGCTGATTGGATTGCTGCGCCAGTTCGACGCCGGCGATTTCGTCCTGGTTGTACAGACGAACACCCGCCAGAACGGCAACGGTCACCGAGGCTGCAACGGCCAGACGACCCAGGCTGCGCCATGGACCGCGGGACACTTTGGCTGGCGTGGCTTCATCTTCCAGCGCAGCAGACACTGCCGCAGCGAGATCCAGGCGTGGAAGCAGCAGATCCTTGTGCATGGCTGCCCGAGCGATCTGATAACGAGCCCAGGTTTCACGGGTTTCAACATCGTCCAGTGCATTGAGCACTCGACGCAATTCCAGTTCGTCCGCTTCGTTATCCATCACTGCGGACAGCGATTCCTGCAGGGCTTCACGACTCATGGCGTTCCTCTCTTGGCTGTCGCCGCTGTCTTTAGTTTTCCTGCAACAACGGCTGCAGGGCTTTATCGATGGCCTCCCGGGCGCGGAAAATCCGGGAGCGCACGGTACCAACCGGACATTGCATGACGCTCGCGATGTCCTCGTAACTCAGACCATCGAATTCGCGCAAAGTTAAAGCCGTGCGCAAATCCTCTGGCAGTTGCTGAATGGTTCGATGGACAGTGCCTTCGATCTCATCCCGCAGCAATGCGCGTTCAGGAGATTCGAGATCCTTCAGGCCGTGATCGCCGTCATAGAACTCTGCATCTTCGGAACTGACATCGCTATCCGGCGGCCGGCGGCCGCGTGAAACCAGATAGTTCTTCGCCGTGTTAATGGCGATGCGGTAAAGCCACGTATAAAACGCGCTGTCTCCGCGAAAATTTCCTAGTGCCCGGTAAGCCTTGATAAAGGCTTCTTGAGCGACATCCTGGGCTTCATGGGTGTCGTGCACAAAACGCACGATCAACCCGAGAATTTTGTGCTGATACTTCAACACGAGCAGATCGAAAGCTCGCTTGTCACCGCGCTGAACGCGCTCGACCAGCTGCTGATCCTCTTCCTGGGTTAGCATGAACACTCCTCGATAAACTCGGAGGAAGCTTGCATGGCTAAACGACCGGACTTGCAAACATAGACTCGGGCTTTTCGCAAAAGTTCTCCCCCTCCAAGCAAGTTTCCTGCGGGCTCTGATTTGGCACGCACGAAAAACGCAGCGCGGGATAAACCGGCTGCGCGAATAATCTTTTCATCGGCTCGCCGGCTAGAACCCAATCGCAGGTTCCGCATTGAAGCCGACACTTTCCCTTGTTTCGGGCAACTGTCTATTGATCTTGGGCCTCTGGCAAAAGTTCCAAATATTTATAGACGGGCCACGCCGACATTGGGCAACCATGAGCGGAAAAAGCGTGTTTCATCTGCGATACAGTCGCTTTTTCCCAAAACCGGTGAAAAAAACATCCGACAAAGCGTTCGTATTTTTCCGTCACGGTAGTTTCACAATGCCATATCGGCCCGGCTATTGTGCCGCCCCACCCCTCTATATACTAGTGGGCTGTGTGGCTGTCTCGACTCGCCCATCCGCCTGTCTTGCGCCAACCCCGACCCGGGTCGCTTTGAGCGGAATCCTGAAATGAGCCAACAGTTTCAACACGATGTTCTGGTGATCGGCAGCGGCGCTGCCGGTTTGAGTCTCGCGCTGACCCTGCCCGGTCACTTGCGCATCGCCGTATTGAGCAAGGGCGATCTCGCCAACGGTTCGACCTATTGGGCCCAGGGTGGCGTCGCAGCTGTGCTGGACGACACCGACACAGTCGAATCCCATGTCGACGACACGCTCAATGCCGGTGGCGGCTTGTGCCATGAAGATGCGGTGCGTTTCACCGTCGAGCACAGCAAAGAGGCGATCCAGTGGCTGATCGATCAAGGCGTACCGTTCACGCGCGATGAACAATCCGGCACGGAAGATGGCGGCTTCGAGTTCCATCTCACCCGCGAAGGCGGCCACAGCCACCGCCGCATCATTCATGCCGCCGATGCTACCGGCGCGGCCATCTTCACAACCTTGCTGACCCAGGCCAAACAGCGGCCGAACATCGAGTTGCTGGAACAGCGCGTAGCGGTCGATCTGATCACCGAACGACGCCTTGGGCTGGACGGCGACCGCTGCCTCGGCGCCTACGTGCTCAATCGCAAGACCGGTGAAGTCGACACCTACGGCGCTCGATTCGTGATCTTGGCTTCCGGCGGTGCCGCCAAGGTCTACCTCTATACCAGCAATCCCGACGGCGCCTGCGGTGATGGCATCGCCATGGCCTGGCGCTCGGGCTGCCGGGTAGCGAACCTGGAATTCAATCAGTTCCACCCCACTTGCCTGTATCACCCGCAGGCAAAGAGCTTCCTGATCACCGAAGCCCTGCGCGGTGAAGGCGCGCATTTGAAACTGCCGAACGGCGAACGCTTCATGCAGCGTTTCGACCCACGCGCCGAACTGGCCCCACGGGACATCGTCGCTCGAGCCATCGACCATGAAATGAAGCGCCTGGGTGTCGATTGCGTTTATCTCGACATCAGCCACAAACCCGAAGCGTTCATCAAGACGCACTTTCCGACGGTTTACGAGCGCTGCCTCGGATTCGGCATCGACATCACCAAACAACCAATACCGGTCGTACCGGCAGCGCACTACACCTGCGGTGGCGTCATGGTTGACCAACAGGGTCGCACCGACGTACCCGGGCTGTACGCCATCGGCGAAACCAGCTTCACCGGCCTGCACGGCGCCAACCGCATGGCCAGCAACTCTTTGCTGGAATGCTTCGTTTATGCCCGTTCGGCAGCCGCTGACATTCTCGAGCAACTGTCCGACATCGCCATCCCCCGCGCCCTGCCCGCCTGGGACGCGAGCCAGGTGACCGATTCCGACGAAGACGTGATCATCGCGCACAACTGGGACGAGCTGCGGCGCTTCATGTGGGACTACGTCGGCATCGTGCGCACCAACAAACGCCTGCAACGCGCACAACATCGCGTGCGTCTGTTGCTGGACGAAATCGACGAGTTCTACAGCAACTATAAAGTCAGTCGCGACCTGATCGAATTGCGCAACCTGG
The sequence above is a segment of the Pseudomonas sp. HS6 genome. Coding sequences within it:
- a CDS encoding M48 family metalloprotease, with protein sequence MTFLRPTLLTLACLLASPGFADDLPSLGDASSAIVSPQQEYQLGRAWLALLRSQVSQLNDPQLKDYVESSVYKLVETSQVNDRRLEFILINSPQLNAFAAPGGIVGVNGGLFLNAQTEGEYASVLAHELAHLSQRHFARGVEASQRMQVPMMAALLAGIVIAAAGGGEAGIATIAGTQAAAIQSQRTFSRQNEQEADRIGILNLEKAGYDPRSMPTMFERLMRQYRYDAKPPEFLLTHPVTESRIADTRNRAEQAKPGGIEDSMRYQLIRARVQLIYEETPGLGAKRFRAQLDENPKNDVARYGLAIAQIKGGQLNEARENLKQLLEKSPNEIIYNLAQVDLDITNNRLAEAQSRVDRMLTQYPGNYPLNQVRVDLLLKQNRTADAEKALEGLLKSRPNDPDVWYQVAETRGLSGNIIGLHQARAEYFALVGDYRQAIQQLDFAKRKAGSNFPLSSRIDARQRELMEQERMIKDMMG
- a CDS encoding DegQ family serine endoprotease, which produces MSIPSLKSYLSIVATVLVLGQAVPAVQAAEAASSVNLPDFTQLVEQASPAVVNISTTQKLPDRKVNQQMPDLEGLPPMLREFFERGMPPQQRSPRGDRQREAQSLGSGFIISPDGYILTNNHVIADADEILVRLADRSEMKAKLIGTDPRSDVALLKIEGKDLPVLKLGKSQDLKAGQWVVAIGSPFGFDHTVTQGIVSAVGRSLPNENYVPFIQTDVPINPGNSGGPLFNLNGEVVGINSQIYTRSGGFMGVSFAIPIDVAMDVSNQLKSGGKVSRGWLGVVIQEVNKDLAESFGLEKPAGALVAQIQDDGPAAKGGLQVGDVILSMNGQPIVMSADLPHLVGALKAGAKANLEVIREGKRKNVELTVGAIPDEDKELDALPKSGAETNSNRLGVSVAELSADQKKTYDLKGGVVIKEVQDGPAALIGLQPGDIITHLNNQAIGSAKEFSEIAKALPKNRSVSMRVLRQGRASFITFKLAE
- a CDS encoding MucB/RseB C-terminal domain-containing protein, yielding MRAIPLLSLLLSGWFIVPAHADEAQDWLTRLGQAEQQQSFHGTFVYERNGSFSTHNIWHRVQNGQVRERLLQLDGSAQEVVRVDGHTQCVSGTLIAGLGDSPNSAARPLDPQKLKNWYDLAVIGKSRVAGREAVIVSLTPRDQHRYGFELHLDKETGLPLKSLLLNDNGQLLERFQFTRLETSEVPSDKDLQADADCKPVNLEGDKASAVKTAQVWRSDWLPPGFELTSSSSHKDPETRTQVNSLLYDDGLARFSVFLEPLNGATVTDTRTQLGPTVAVSRRLTTPQGEVMVTVVGEIPIGTAERIALSIRNDGAATSKQ
- a CDS encoding sigma-E factor negative regulatory protein; translation: MSREALQESLSAVMDNEADELELRRVLNALDDVETRETWARYQIARAAMHKDLLLPRLDLAAAVSAALEDEATPAKVSRGPWRSLGRLAVAASVTVAVLAGVRLYNQDEIAGVELAQQSNQPALAVPQVKGPAVLAGYNESSEATGPMANGVLQGQPGWHDQRLPGYLRQHAQQAALKGTESALPYARAASLENR
- the rpoE gene encoding RNA polymerase sigma factor RpoE — encoded protein: MLTQEEDQQLVERVQRGDKRAFDLLVLKYQHKILGLIVRFVHDTHEAQDVAQEAFIKAYRALGNFRGDSAFYTWLYRIAINTAKNYLVSRGRRPPDSDVSSEDAEFYDGDHGLKDLESPERALLRDEIEGTVHRTIQQLPEDLRTALTLREFDGLSYEDIASVMQCPVGTVRSRIFRAREAIDKALQPLLQEN
- the nadB gene encoding L-aspartate oxidase, whose translation is MSQQFQHDVLVIGSGAAGLSLALTLPGHLRIAVLSKGDLANGSTYWAQGGVAAVLDDTDTVESHVDDTLNAGGGLCHEDAVRFTVEHSKEAIQWLIDQGVPFTRDEQSGTEDGGFEFHLTREGGHSHRRIIHAADATGAAIFTTLLTQAKQRPNIELLEQRVAVDLITERRLGLDGDRCLGAYVLNRKTGEVDTYGARFVILASGGAAKVYLYTSNPDGACGDGIAMAWRSGCRVANLEFNQFHPTCLYHPQAKSFLITEALRGEGAHLKLPNGERFMQRFDPRAELAPRDIVARAIDHEMKRLGVDCVYLDISHKPEAFIKTHFPTVYERCLGFGIDITKQPIPVVPAAHYTCGGVMVDQQGRTDVPGLYAIGETSFTGLHGANRMASNSLLECFVYARSAAADILEQLSDIAIPRALPAWDASQVTDSDEDVIIAHNWDELRRFMWDYVGIVRTNKRLQRAQHRVRLLLDEIDEFYSNYKVSRDLIELRNLAQVAELMIRSAMERKESRGLHYTLDYPDLLPEALDTILVPPTYAG